One Gordonia mangrovi genomic region harbors:
- a CDS encoding esterase/lipase family protein, with translation MTTIRHGDLVIEVPDELSPDAVTVRDIPDDDPLVQTLAAADDLALVQKVTIAIDRPRIRTVAATTSGRPADPALRVRSADTGEVLLCERGGCYSWATHRGAPLDDDHVSALRATVFDEPRVGAHELRIRPATADAAAEIVRLFGIRLRRPVAGDIVTALESRIVRSSLVEITDSDPRTWRPVRPGDIGFRPGTSRLVLLVHGTFSTTRTGYGWRDDGWRAVLDGLIAAEDTTVLGFTHRTLSEDPEQNARQLVALLDELAADRIDLDILTYSRGALVARSAIELVGLPPDIAVRTVTMLGGPNAGTLFASRNNWSTLLDLYTTLLDDVIRRYAGPAGGAAAQRVLTLIFAVVKGIIDQALDADQVPGLAAMAPGSAFLDKLNAGSAPDAGVTYETVVTDFEPDDVVGMPADLLATLARVADEVVDPLMGDVANDLVVDVGSMSLIDGEELAVADIHRVPSASGTHHLSYLLTDESLRIVAELLG, from the coding sequence GTGACCACGATCCGTCACGGCGACCTCGTCATCGAGGTGCCCGATGAGCTGTCGCCCGACGCGGTCACCGTGCGCGACATTCCCGACGACGACCCGCTCGTACAGACACTGGCCGCCGCCGACGACCTCGCGCTGGTGCAGAAGGTGACCATCGCGATCGACCGGCCGCGGATCCGAACCGTCGCGGCGACCACGTCGGGCCGGCCCGCCGACCCAGCCCTCCGGGTGCGATCGGCCGACACCGGCGAGGTGCTGCTCTGTGAGCGCGGTGGGTGCTACTCGTGGGCCACACACCGCGGCGCGCCACTCGACGACGACCACGTCAGTGCTCTGCGGGCGACGGTATTCGATGAACCGCGCGTCGGTGCGCACGAACTGCGTATCCGCCCCGCCACCGCGGATGCTGCGGCGGAGATCGTGCGGCTGTTCGGCATTCGGTTGCGCCGGCCGGTGGCCGGCGACATCGTGACCGCGCTGGAATCGCGGATCGTGCGTTCCTCGCTCGTCGAGATCACCGATTCCGATCCCCGCACGTGGCGGCCGGTTCGGCCGGGCGACATCGGTTTCCGTCCCGGAACCAGCCGGTTGGTGCTGTTGGTGCACGGGACGTTCAGCACCACCCGCACCGGCTACGGTTGGCGCGACGACGGGTGGCGTGCGGTCCTCGACGGACTGATCGCCGCCGAGGACACGACGGTCCTCGGCTTCACTCATCGCACACTCAGTGAGGATCCCGAGCAGAACGCCCGTCAACTCGTCGCCCTGCTCGACGAATTGGCGGCCGACCGGATCGATCTCGACATCCTCACCTACAGCCGTGGCGCGCTCGTCGCACGCAGTGCCATCGAACTCGTCGGCCTACCGCCGGACATCGCGGTCCGCACGGTGACCATGCTGGGTGGACCGAATGCCGGGACCCTGTTCGCCAGCCGCAACAACTGGTCGACGTTGCTCGACCTCTACACGACCCTGCTCGACGACGTGATCCGCCGTTACGCCGGGCCCGCGGGGGGTGCTGCCGCGCAGCGCGTCCTGACGCTGATCTTCGCGGTGGTGAAAGGCATCATCGACCAAGCGCTCGACGCCGACCAGGTACCCGGCCTGGCCGCGATGGCGCCGGGCTCGGCCTTTCTCGACAAGCTCAACGCGGGATCGGCTCCCGACGCCGGCGTCACGTACGAGACGGTCGTCACCGACTTCGAACCCGACGATGTCGTCGGCATGCCGGCGGATCTACTCGCGACGCTGGCGCGGGTGGCCGACGAGGTGGTCGACCCATTGATGGGCGATGTCGCCAACGATCTGGTCGTCGACGTCGGCAGCATGTCGCTGATCGACGGCGAAGAGCTCGCGGTCGCGGACATCCACCGGGTTCCGAGCGCCTCGGGTACCCATCACCTCTCGTACCTGCTCACCGACGAGTCGCTGCGGATCGTCGCCGAGCTGCTCGGCTGA
- a CDS encoding PPOX class F420-dependent oxidoreductase: MSTGPLPPTVREMLAQPNPSVMATLRKDGSPVSAATWYLMDGDRVLLNMDDGRARLGHLRRDPRVTLTVLAENWYTHVTLLGRVIELRADDELADIDRLSRHYTGNPYPQRDRPRTTAVMEVERWFGWGEMKDNDQPQSVVS, translated from the coding sequence ATGTCGACCGGGCCGCTGCCGCCGACAGTCAGAGAGATGCTCGCACAACCGAATCCCAGCGTGATGGCCACGTTGCGGAAGGACGGGTCGCCGGTGTCGGCCGCCACCTGGTACCTGATGGACGGCGACCGGGTGCTGCTCAACATGGACGACGGCCGCGCGCGGCTCGGTCATCTACGACGCGATCCCCGGGTCACGCTCACGGTGCTCGCCGAGAACTGGTACACCCACGTGACACTCCTCGGGCGGGTGATCGAACTCCGCGCCGACGACGAGCTCGCCGACATCGACCGGCTCTCGCGGCACTACACCGGCAATCCCTACCCGCAACGCGACCGTCCGCGCACCACCGCGGTGATGGAGGTGGAGCGGTGGTTCGGTTGGGGCGAGATGAAAGACAACGACCAGCCGCAGTCGGTCGTCTCCTGA
- a CDS encoding sulfurtransferase, producing MLISVDDLTEAMLSDRPPVILDVRWQLGDPHGREHYRAGHIPGAVFVDLDRELAASPSPERGRHPLPDIADLQGAARRWGVDDSSPVVVYDDSGNLASARAWWLLRWAGHRDVRMLDGGLGAWRAAGLRVSAGDTTPRAGTVTLDAGHLPVAEIDDVAATSATLMDARAAERYRGEVEPIDPRAGHIPGAISAPTAANLGPDGRFLPVHELRERFAALGIGDDVVAYCGSGVNAAHAIAALHLAGRSGTLFPGSWSQWSSDPARPAETV from the coding sequence ATGCTCATCAGCGTGGACGACCTCACCGAGGCGATGCTCTCCGACCGGCCCCCGGTGATCCTCGATGTGCGGTGGCAACTCGGCGACCCGCACGGCCGCGAGCACTACCGCGCCGGCCACATCCCGGGTGCGGTGTTCGTCGATCTCGATCGCGAACTCGCGGCATCACCGTCGCCGGAGCGGGGCCGGCATCCGCTGCCCGACATCGCCGATCTGCAGGGCGCGGCGCGGCGCTGGGGCGTCGACGACTCGTCCCCGGTGGTGGTCTACGACGACAGCGGGAATCTCGCGTCGGCGCGGGCGTGGTGGCTGTTGCGCTGGGCAGGCCACCGCGACGTCCGGATGCTCGACGGCGGGCTCGGCGCGTGGCGCGCAGCGGGACTGCGGGTCTCGGCCGGTGACACCACACCGCGCGCCGGGACCGTCACGCTCGATGCCGGCCACCTCCCGGTCGCGGAGATCGATGACGTGGCAGCGACATCCGCGACCCTGATGGACGCGCGGGCCGCCGAGCGATATCGCGGCGAGGTCGAGCCGATCGATCCGCGCGCCGGTCACATCCCGGGCGCGATCAGCGCCCCCACGGCGGCCAACCTCGGGCCGGATGGTCGGTTCCTGCCCGTCCACGAACTCCGAGAACGTTTTGCCGCCTTGGGAATCGGCGACGACGTGGTCGCCTACTGCGGGTCCGGGGTCAACGCCGCACATGCCATTGCGGCCCTGCACCTCGCGGGACGCTCCGGGACGCTGTTCCCGGGATCGTGGTCGCAGTGGTCGTCCGATCCGGCCCGTCCGGCGGAGACGGTGTGA
- a CDS encoding NAD-dependent epimerase/dehydratase family protein → MRLFVTGATGYVGSRLVCSLLAAGHEVVVSSRRRASLRRFSWYDDVTAVEMDADDQLSAHDALQAAGPVDALYYLVHGIGQDDFGDADVRAANNVALAARDASVRRIVYLGGFVPDVDRGQLSAHLRSRADAADALDIPGGADLVWLRAAVIVGAGSTSFEIIRYVADRLAVIPEPGFTRNPMDPISIRDVLHYLTAVARPEVPAGAYDISGPDVGVRYGEVLTEYLRAIGQPRLRLPFPDVSTRLVGKVAGRIVPVPTSLTEDLVTSLSQPMAASEHTIRDIVPALPGGLTPMRKAIAAAVRSPAPRPVCELSNLHHLAETDPMWAGGDVMRARRIIGSTVSSTLSSTGRLTQSMVSLLTG, encoded by the coding sequence ATGAGACTGTTCGTCACCGGAGCGACCGGCTATGTCGGTTCGCGCCTCGTGTGTTCCCTGCTCGCGGCCGGTCACGAGGTGGTGGTCAGCAGCCGACGGCGCGCCTCGCTGCGGCGGTTCAGCTGGTACGACGACGTGACCGCGGTCGAGATGGACGCCGACGATCAACTGTCGGCGCACGACGCGCTGCAGGCCGCCGGTCCCGTCGACGCGCTCTACTACCTGGTGCACGGGATCGGTCAGGACGACTTCGGCGATGCCGACGTGCGCGCGGCCAACAATGTGGCGCTGGCCGCCCGTGACGCGTCGGTGCGCCGCATCGTGTACCTCGGCGGTTTCGTGCCCGACGTCGACCGCGGCCAATTGTCGGCGCACCTGCGCAGTCGTGCCGATGCCGCCGACGCACTCGACATCCCGGGCGGCGCCGATCTGGTGTGGCTGCGGGCCGCCGTGATCGTCGGTGCCGGGTCCACGTCCTTCGAGATCATCCGGTACGTCGCCGACCGGCTCGCGGTGATCCCCGAACCGGGCTTCACCCGCAATCCGATGGATCCGATCTCCATCCGGGATGTCCTGCACTATCTGACCGCAGTCGCCCGGCCGGAGGTCCCGGCCGGCGCCTACGACATCTCCGGCCCCGACGTCGGCGTCCGCTACGGCGAGGTCCTCACCGAATACCTGCGGGCCATCGGACAGCCGCGTCTTCGCCTTCCGTTCCCCGACGTGAGCACACGGCTGGTCGGCAAGGTCGCCGGCCGCATCGTGCCGGTGCCGACGTCTCTCACCGAAGACCTGGTGACCTCGCTGAGCCAGCCGATGGCGGCTTCCGAACACACCATCCGCGACATCGTGCCGGCGCTGCCCGGCGGCCTCACCCCCATGCGCAAGGCCATTGCGGCGGCGGTGCGCAGTCCCGCGCCGCGGCCGGTGTGTGAGCTGTCGAACCTGCATCATCTGGCCGAGACCGACCCGATGTGGGCTGGTGGCGATGTGATGCGTGCGCGCCGGATCATCGGCTCCACCGTGTCCTCGACGCTGTCCTCGACGGGACGGCTGACCCAAAGCATGGTATCCCTGCTGACAGGATGA